From one Paenibacillus sp. FSL K6-1330 genomic stretch:
- a CDS encoding spore germination protein GerPB, protein MNLTVHQCINIQQLRVGAVTNSSVLQIGTAGDIRALSNIYNTGGFTGPAPEFEPQNNSNNPLVPLPAPIEGLYRQE, encoded by the coding sequence GTGAATCTAACAGTACATCAATGTATTAATATACAGCAGCTTCGGGTGGGAGCGGTGACTAATTCTTCGGTCCTGCAGATTGGAACCGCCGGAGATATCCGGGCATTATCCAATATATATAACACAGGTGGGTTTACAGGCCCTGCTCCGGAATTCGAGCCTCAGAATAATAGCAATAACCCCTTGGTCCCATTACCTGCGCCAATTGAAGGACTGTATAGGCAAGAATGA
- the gerPC gene encoding spore germination protein GerPC produces the protein MYDYYIQQLFYILQTQSEQLSRMEQMLKEMRSQIDQLKPGSEKTIDRVQYNFDLLKIEKLEGTLNIGLMPKAGQSLDDITVNGQPLEQSQTGNTGGELHSNIYQNVSRYLEDIVPKQIERMLPESKLVVGDEYAGVIIEDIRKQLGDRITVYLRQYQTNRESMNPQDVEQSIIKQVKSEIVTAVEQHLLNLQRGKWNSNENDSRQ, from the coding sequence ATGTATGACTATTATATACAGCAATTGTTCTATATTCTTCAAACCCAGTCAGAGCAGCTGAGTAGAATGGAACAAATGCTGAAGGAAATGCGCAGTCAAATAGATCAATTAAAACCGGGAAGCGAGAAAACGATAGATCGGGTGCAATATAATTTTGATTTATTGAAGATTGAAAAATTGGAAGGCACCTTAAATATTGGATTGATGCCTAAGGCTGGGCAATCCCTGGACGATATTACCGTGAATGGTCAGCCGTTAGAACAGTCTCAGACGGGAAATACAGGCGGCGAACTACACTCGAACATATATCAGAATGTATCACGTTATCTAGAAGATATCGTACCTAAGCAGATCGAGCGCATGCTTCCCGAATCCAAGCTTGTAGTTGGTGATGAATATGCTGGGGTTATTATCGAGGATATTCGTAAACAACTCGGAGACCGTATAACCGTTTATCTGAGGCAATATCAAACGAATAGGGAATCTATGAACCCGCAAGATGTTGAGCAATCGATCATCAAACAAGTGAAGAGTGAGATCGTTACGGCAGTTGAGCAGCACCTTCTTAATTTGCAACGGGGGAAGTGGAATTCAAATGAAAATGACAGTCGTCAATAA
- a CDS encoding spore gernimation protein GerPD has product MKMTVVNKELQVGSIRITAISSSSVLLIGDTHVMNCSSMYDTPSESLQTTPLVPLSPGAAS; this is encoded by the coding sequence ATGAAAATGACAGTCGTCAATAAAGAGCTTCAGGTTGGTTCGATCCGCATTACAGCGATCTCAAGTTCATCGGTACTGTTGATTGGAGATACCCATGTCATGAATTGCTCCTCCATGTATGATACGCCTTCCGAATCACTGCAAACCACCCCGCTTGTTCCGTTATCTCCGGGTGCCGCATCATGA
- a CDS encoding spore germination protein GerPE, with amino-acid sequence MKRHSHVDNMYIINISNSSVFVCGESGHIDADTRALAVQRQVPVFFEDEGQYEDYPIFSRLIPTWPPYSDVELNIIQDYKKIHVGCVDIIATASASVVQVGPNDTMDLESRVKAIRHFITDAPEYLKDYKGVIVK; translated from the coding sequence ATGAAGCGTCATTCACACGTTGATAACATGTATATCATCAATATTTCCAATAGCTCCGTATTTGTATGCGGTGAATCGGGACATATCGATGCCGATACGCGTGCATTGGCGGTTCAGCGGCAGGTGCCGGTGTTCTTTGAAGACGAGGGACAATATGAGGATTACCCGATATTCTCCAGGTTGATACCCACATGGCCGCCGTACTCAGACGTAGAACTAAATATTATACAAGATTATAAAAAGATTCATGTGGGATGCGTCGATATTATAGCCACTGCATCTGCATCGGTTGTACAGGTGGGTCCGAACGATACTATGGATTTGGAATCCAGGGTGAAGGCGATCAGACACTTTATTACGGATGCACCCGAGTATTTAAAGGATTATAAGGGAGTTATCGTCAAATAG
- the tlp gene encoding small acid-soluble spore protein Tlp, giving the protein MAKPDNREDNVEHLQQAVQNTIENYREAEDYLEEFGDEIPASEKEQIQDRNARREKSISGFREEIKDEAAHQQGE; this is encoded by the coding sequence ATGGCTAAACCCGATAATCGCGAAGACAATGTAGAACATTTGCAACAGGCCGTCCAAAACACGATTGAGAACTACCGTGAAGCCGAAGATTATCTCGAGGAGTTCGGGGATGAGATTCCGGCAAGCGAGAAAGAACAGATCCAAGATCGTAATGCTCGTCGCGAAAAGAGTATTTCCGGCTTCCGAGAAGAGATCAAAGACGAAGCTGCCCATCAGCAAGGAGAATAA
- a CDS encoding YCF48-related protein, whose product MKSSRFIFWLSMLMMMALMLAACTSEPIKQQQTSTVEDPPESVEEEEGQTITLVTPDTAMKAPEEKSKYQIHTRLTDFQLINESTGIAWGITNTELRLYQTQDYGETWVDISPSSNVQFVDKLEYGKDIVFTDKKHGWIIRNKQRSAETILLNTTDGGDSWKLSSLPETGIVTAMSFVSSQQGWIMAKGNLSRGSEEKSLFRTSNNGGLWEEVMQNTEYPTSRVPGSVIPRTGSIIGLTFTDSLVGFATIREMQSSKLYITRDGGQKWKSSGQIFKSKLLDQCGSVFAGAPKFLGRGSSGSEVYIPITCVKEDQASYLGYFTADTGKSWNLVSFPISGDTGQGSIQPVFRRLHDGWRMVNGIVYHTNDMGKTWKPFPRSKLLNDNLAKYPNVVKLQFTSSDVGWMLIETSDKNRSRLMKSSDGGATWQGL is encoded by the coding sequence TTGAAATCAAGTCGTTTTATATTCTGGCTCAGTATGCTAATGATGATGGCATTGATGTTAGCAGCCTGTACCTCAGAACCGATAAAACAACAGCAAACTTCTACAGTAGAAGACCCTCCTGAATCGGTTGAAGAAGAAGAAGGTCAGACCATTACACTAGTAACGCCGGATACGGCGATGAAAGCGCCCGAGGAAAAAAGTAAATATCAGATACATACACGGTTGACGGATTTCCAACTCATAAATGAGTCAACAGGGATTGCTTGGGGGATAACGAACACGGAGCTGCGCCTTTACCAGACGCAGGATTATGGCGAAACGTGGGTTGATATCTCTCCATCCTCGAATGTACAGTTCGTTGATAAGCTGGAGTATGGGAAAGACATCGTGTTCACGGATAAGAAACATGGTTGGATTATACGCAACAAGCAGAGATCAGCTGAAACGATCCTGCTCAATACGACGGATGGAGGAGACTCCTGGAAGCTTTCTTCGCTGCCGGAGACAGGTATCGTCACGGCCATGTCCTTCGTATCATCTCAACAGGGATGGATTATGGCAAAAGGCAACCTTTCCCGGGGCTCTGAGGAGAAGTCGCTATTTCGAACCAGCAATAATGGCGGATTATGGGAAGAGGTCATGCAGAATACAGAGTATCCTACATCTCGCGTTCCCGGCAGCGTGATCCCACGAACAGGGTCCATTATTGGCTTAACCTTCACGGATTCGCTTGTCGGATTTGCGACCATCCGTGAAATGCAATCCTCCAAATTGTATATTACCCGTGATGGAGGTCAGAAGTGGAAGTCCTCCGGACAGATTTTCAAGAGCAAACTGCTGGATCAGTGCGGTTCGGTCTTTGCAGGTGCCCCCAAGTTTCTGGGCAGAGGCAGTAGTGGAAGTGAGGTTTATATACCGATTACCTGCGTGAAGGAGGATCAGGCGAGCTATTTGGGTTACTTTACTGCCGACACGGGGAAATCATGGAATCTGGTGTCATTCCCCATTTCGGGTGATACCGGTCAGGGGTCTATTCAGCCTGTTTTCCGGCGGCTTCATGATGGGTGGAGAATGGTGAACGGTATTGTTTATCATACGAATGATATGGGCAAGACCTGGAAGCCATTTCCAAGGAGTAAGCTGCTGAACGATAATCTTGCCAAATATCCGAACGTGGTAAAACTGCAGTTTACATCTTCTGATGTCGGTTGGATGCTGATTGAAACATCGGACAAGAATCGATCGCGTCTGATGAAGAGCAGTGACGGCGGGGCAACCTGGCAGGGTCTATAG
- a CDS encoding DUF2500 domain-containing protein, giving the protein MGSGSVWMFDFFGSVMPVFFIVVIGIILLSAGKGILQWSQNNRQPLLSVDSKIVSKRTEVKHTQQTDDTMSSRTRTTYYLTFEVESGDRMEFVVNGEEFGMCAEGDEGLLRFQGTRYYGFVRHPRAHLSVVRGYDHPK; this is encoded by the coding sequence ATGGGATCGGGGTCAGTATGGATGTTCGATTTTTTCGGCAGCGTTATGCCCGTGTTTTTCATCGTCGTCATCGGGATCATTTTGCTGTCGGCCGGTAAGGGAATCTTGCAATGGAGTCAGAATAACCGACAGCCTTTGCTATCGGTCGATTCCAAGATTGTGAGCAAGCGAACGGAAGTGAAACACACGCAGCAGACAGATGATACGATGTCGAGCCGTACTCGTACCACCTATTATCTGACATTTGAAGTAGAGAGCGGAGACCGCATGGAGTTTGTTGTAAATGGCGAGGAATTCGGCATGTGCGCAGAAGGAGACGAGGGACTGCTGCGTTTTCAGGGAACCCGGTATTACGGTTTCGTTAGGCACCCCAGAGCGCATCTTAGCGTGGTTCGAGGTTATGATCATCCGAAATAA
- a CDS encoding glucose 1-dehydrogenase translates to MKFQDKTVVITGSANGIGRGVAEAYALSGARVILSDVHEEQGNLTANALKEQGLNAIFVPCDVRKEEDIKRLMNQAVQYAGTLDILINNAGVSRWKSPYELTVEDWDDVINTNARSCFLATREAAVHMKKAGNGGAVVNMSSTRSIMSEPNSEAYAASKGAIVALSHAMAVSLGPDGIRVNCISPGWIETGNYDELRSVDHKQHPVGRVGTPADIAKACFYFTEPDNDFVTGAHLVVDGGMTRKMIYEP, encoded by the coding sequence ATGAAATTTCAGGATAAAACGGTTGTGATCACGGGCTCTGCCAATGGGATTGGCCGCGGAGTGGCTGAGGCTTACGCTCTAAGCGGAGCTCGAGTGATATTAAGCGATGTTCATGAAGAGCAGGGCAACCTGACGGCAAACGCCTTGAAAGAACAAGGATTGAACGCTATCTTCGTCCCTTGCGATGTAAGGAAGGAAGAAGATATTAAACGCCTGATGAACCAAGCCGTTCAATATGCCGGCACCCTCGATATTTTGATTAATAATGCCGGGGTTTCCCGTTGGAAATCGCCATATGAGCTTACGGTTGAAGACTGGGACGATGTAATCAACACGAATGCCCGAAGCTGTTTTTTGGCTACGCGTGAAGCGGCGGTACATATGAAAAAGGCTGGAAATGGCGGGGCTGTTGTCAATATGTCATCTACGCGTTCGATTATGTCCGAGCCGAATTCGGAGGCTTATGCAGCTTCCAAAGGAGCCATTGTCGCGTTGAGCCATGCCATGGCCGTCAGCCTGGGACCTGATGGGATTCGGGTGAATTGTATAAGTCCTGGCTGGATTGAAACTGGAAACTACGATGAGCTCCGTTCAGTTGACCATAAACAGCACCCAGTCGGGCGGGTAGGGACCCCAGCTGATATCGCCAAAGCCTGCTTCTATTTTACCGAGCCGGACAATGATTTCGTGACGGGGGCCCATCTCGTTGTGGATGGCGGCATGACCCGCAAAATGATATATGAGCCTTAG
- a CDS encoding AraC family transcriptional regulator produces MGKLTTTSTKNERSNRVSVFVTLLMSYLVILLIPVIVFWGLYTQIERIMIENANNSNMALIEQAKQVVDSRLDEMHLISRNITSHPRLDGLLKAKSPQNGTENYNYYTFMQEMQRYRNSSSFITDFYVYLRESDTVLSPTLKTTSSVLFSDIYGYEKLTYQQYQTDILHGIHFNRYLPVTEVGKGLNQKRMLTYMQTLPFGEKANPKGALVMLIEERQIAGLLDEIVKTNHGTIYIKDASGQVILSAGESEVRNMGKTADHPRVLTVSTRSARSGWEYVSAVPEKVFMEKVNMVKRMAVGVMAICLVAGIAACAFMTYRAYFPLRDIIRFIRQSHPAKEGKVRNEYDFIKSTMADSFGKQTEMKEQLSRQTPVIRSNFLQRLLKGNVDTADMSDHALDFMGVSFPYSSFAVALIELRDASGFIHNEREREWALIRFVTGKVAEEIHPFTAYSVELEKNLVAIILNIPEPLHDKAGQLYDWAEQVKQVLEQRFKSEITIGISDIRTGLGCLASGYTESLKALEYSIFTAYKPILLYEEMKQKTGVYYDFPIETEIQLINAMKSGDTDKAQDIIQCLYHNNFNGQSISPELGRLMFANLLSTMFKLLNALNLKYEDIFGESGKSLEEITEGSTVEELYREVKWMFGMVCLYVKDQRGDSSSLLLEKIKSYIEDHHDDSMISLASIAEQFDITPPYLSAFFKKNSGTNLTDYLAKIRIERSKEMMRDAKNTISHIARSVGYTSDVGFIRVFKKYEGITPGKYKDTLHSLSSTLRNDHLNS; encoded by the coding sequence ATGGGGAAATTGACGACAACCAGCACAAAAAATGAGCGTTCCAATCGAGTGTCCGTGTTCGTTACGCTGCTCATGTCCTATCTTGTGATACTGCTGATCCCGGTCATCGTGTTCTGGGGACTGTATACGCAAATCGAGCGGATTATGATCGAAAATGCCAACAACTCCAACATGGCACTGATTGAGCAGGCGAAGCAGGTGGTGGACAGCCGATTGGATGAAATGCATCTGATTTCCCGGAACATCACTTCACATCCGCGACTGGATGGGCTGCTAAAGGCAAAATCCCCTCAAAATGGAACCGAGAACTACAATTACTACACTTTCATGCAGGAGATGCAGCGATACCGCAACAGCAGCAGTTTTATCACCGATTTTTATGTATATCTACGGGAGAGCGATACGGTTCTCAGTCCCACCTTAAAGACAACGTCCAGTGTCTTGTTCTCCGATATTTACGGATATGAAAAATTAACCTATCAACAGTATCAAACAGATATTCTGCACGGCATCCACTTTAACCGGTATTTGCCCGTGACCGAAGTCGGTAAAGGATTAAATCAGAAACGCATGCTCACATATATGCAAACGCTTCCATTTGGAGAGAAGGCCAATCCCAAAGGCGCGCTTGTTATGCTGATTGAGGAGAGGCAGATCGCAGGATTGCTTGATGAGATTGTGAAAACAAACCACGGAACCATTTATATCAAGGATGCCAGCGGCCAAGTGATTCTTAGTGCCGGTGAATCAGAGGTTCGCAATATGGGTAAAACCGCGGATCATCCGCGTGTGTTGACAGTATCGACAAGATCTGCGAGGAGCGGGTGGGAGTACGTATCGGCCGTACCGGAAAAAGTGTTTATGGAAAAGGTCAATATGGTCAAACGAATGGCCGTTGGTGTTATGGCTATCTGTCTTGTCGCTGGGATTGCGGCCTGTGCCTTCATGACCTACCGCGCGTATTTCCCTTTGCGCGACATCATCCGCTTCATCCGGCAATCCCATCCGGCTAAGGAGGGGAAGGTACGTAACGAATATGATTTTATCAAATCGACGATGGCTGATTCCTTCGGTAAGCAGACAGAGATGAAGGAACAATTGTCCAGGCAAACCCCTGTGATTCGGTCCAACTTTTTGCAGCGATTATTGAAGGGAAACGTGGATACAGCGGATATGTCCGATCATGCTCTGGACTTCATGGGGGTCTCGTTCCCGTATTCCAGTTTTGCCGTTGCCTTGATCGAGTTGAGGGATGCCAGTGGGTTCATACATAATGAGCGGGAAAGAGAATGGGCCCTGATCCGTTTTGTCACCGGGAAGGTGGCGGAAGAAATTCATCCCTTTACCGCATATTCCGTGGAGCTGGAGAAGAACCTGGTTGCGATTATTCTAAATATCCCAGAGCCGCTGCATGACAAGGCAGGCCAGCTGTACGATTGGGCAGAGCAAGTGAAGCAGGTGCTTGAACAGCGCTTTAAATCCGAAATAACGATCGGGATCAGCGATATCCGTACAGGTCTTGGATGCTTGGCGAGCGGCTACACCGAAAGCTTGAAGGCTTTGGAATATTCCATTTTTACTGCGTATAAACCGATTTTATTGTACGAAGAAATGAAACAGAAAACGGGGGTGTATTATGATTTTCCCATTGAGACGGAAATCCAGCTCATTAACGCTATGAAAAGCGGGGATACGGATAAGGCGCAGGATATCATCCAGTGTCTGTACCACAATAACTTCAACGGACAATCCATCTCGCCTGAGCTCGGCAGACTCATGTTCGCTAACTTGCTCAGCACCATGTTTAAGCTGTTGAATGCTTTGAATTTGAAGTACGAGGATATATTCGGCGAGTCAGGCAAATCGCTTGAGGAAATTACAGAGGGGAGTACGGTCGAGGAGCTCTACCGGGAGGTGAAATGGATGTTCGGCATGGTTTGTCTCTACGTAAAAGATCAAAGGGGCGATTCCTCTTCGCTGCTGCTTGAGAAGATCAAGAGCTACATTGAGGATCATCACGACGATTCCATGATCAGTTTGGCTTCCATTGCCGAGCAATTTGATATTACACCGCCGTATCTGTCGGCTTTCTTCAAGAAAAACAGCGGCACCAATCTCACGGATTACCTGGCCAAGATTCGGATCGAACGCTCCAAGGAAATGATGCGGGATGCTAAAAATACGATTTCGCACATTGCCCGGTCCGTCGGTTATACCAGTGACGTCGGTTTTATCCGGGTATTTAAGAAATACGAAGGGATCACCCCGGGAAAATACAAGGATACCCTGCATTCCCTATCATCGACCTTAAGAAATGATCATCTCAATTCTTAA
- a CDS encoding ABC transporter substrate-binding protein, producing the protein MKTNRKRVARLAIFMLIVAMIAGCSGKGSGAEKPAGEKGKEGTGVAASGETGYPGQLTYWVSLNGNASATMQDMNGIAAYQELEKTTGTKVKFQHPPAGQEADAFNIMVSSGNLPDVVEYGWANVSGGPDKAISDGSIIRLNELIEEHAPNVSKLLNEHPEYKKLITTDGGNIYVFPFIRGDEYLLTFNGLIIRQDWLDQLKLSVPETIDEWYEVLKAFKTKDPNGNGQADEIPLLLDMDMTAINHAFVGAWGITTGFYQVDGKVKYGPIQPEFKSYLETMSKWYAEGLIDQDYAATDATLKDAKVTNNQVGAFSGYMGSSLGRYSELMLKSNPNVDLVGAPNVVLKKGDTPILGQKDSPFNGFGAAITKANKFPAETVKWLDYKYGEEGHMLFNFGVEGVSYDMKDGYPTYTDEVMKNPDGLSITQALSKYNLASYSGPFVQDRRYIEQYSALPQQKAAIETWMKAENDRLMPIISPTAEESTRYASIMNDINTYYEEMVNKFIMGVEPISGFDQFVQTVQGMGIEEALQIQQAALDRFNSR; encoded by the coding sequence TTGAAAACAAACCGGAAACGTGTTGCGAGACTTGCGATTTTTATGCTGATTGTGGCTATGATTGCCGGATGCAGCGGAAAAGGCTCGGGGGCCGAGAAGCCTGCCGGCGAAAAAGGTAAGGAAGGAACAGGCGTGGCTGCTAGCGGTGAAACGGGATATCCTGGGCAGCTTACCTATTGGGTATCGCTAAATGGAAACGCTTCAGCAACAATGCAGGATATGAACGGAATTGCTGCATATCAGGAATTGGAGAAAACGACGGGCACCAAAGTGAAGTTCCAGCATCCACCGGCCGGTCAAGAGGCAGACGCCTTCAATATCATGGTCTCGTCAGGCAATTTGCCGGATGTTGTGGAGTACGGATGGGCTAACGTATCAGGAGGACCGGATAAAGCAATTTCGGACGGTTCGATTATTCGCCTGAATGAGCTGATTGAAGAGCATGCTCCAAATGTATCGAAATTGTTGAACGAGCATCCGGAATACAAAAAGCTGATCACGACAGACGGAGGCAACATTTACGTATTTCCGTTTATCCGCGGGGACGAGTATTTGCTGACGTTTAACGGCCTCATTATCCGCCAGGATTGGCTTGATCAGCTTAAGTTATCCGTGCCGGAGACGATAGATGAATGGTATGAAGTATTAAAGGCATTCAAAACCAAGGATCCCAATGGGAACGGGCAGGCGGATGAAATCCCGCTCCTGCTTGATATGGATATGACGGCAATCAATCATGCGTTTGTCGGTGCGTGGGGGATTACGACTGGTTTTTATCAGGTGGACGGGAAGGTGAAGTATGGTCCGATCCAACCGGAATTCAAATCATATTTGGAGACGATGAGCAAATGGTACGCCGAAGGTCTCATTGATCAGGATTACGCGGCAACGGACGCTACGCTAAAAGACGCCAAAGTGACCAACAATCAAGTGGGTGCCTTCTCCGGTTACATGGGCAGCAGCCTCGGCCGTTATTCTGAGCTCATGCTAAAAAGCAATCCGAACGTAGATCTGGTAGGTGCTCCGAATGTTGTATTGAAAAAGGGAGACACTCCAATCCTTGGACAGAAGGATTCGCCATTCAACGGATTTGGCGCGGCCATTACAAAAGCGAACAAGTTTCCAGCGGAGACGGTGAAATGGCTTGATTATAAATACGGTGAAGAAGGGCATATGCTGTTTAATTTTGGGGTCGAGGGAGTCAGCTACGATATGAAGGATGGATACCCGACTTACACAGATGAAGTGATGAAAAATCCGGATGGCCTATCGATCACCCAAGCGTTGTCGAAATACAATCTGGCCAGTTATTCGGGACCTTTTGTCCAGGATCGCCGTTACATCGAGCAGTATTCCGCGCTTCCCCAGCAAAAAGCTGCCATTGAGACATGGATGAAGGCGGAGAATGACCGTTTGATGCCGATTATTTCACCAACGGCTGAGGAAAGCACGCGTTATGCCTCGATCATGAACGATATTAATACCTACTACGAAGAGATGGTCAACAAATTCATTATGGGCGTGGAGCCGATTAGCGGGTTTGATCAATTTGTCCAAACGGTTCAAGGTATGGGCATTGAGGAAGCGCTCCAGATTCAGCAAGCTGCGCTGGACCGGTTCAACAGCCGTTAA
- a CDS encoding ABC transporter permease subunit has product MQLKEETNHVMIQSKPESFSTRVAKDFRRNSTIYLMLLPVVAFYAVFHYGPLYGLQIAFKNFSAGLGIWNSPWVGFQHFSDFFNGFFFERVVSNTIILGAYDLIFVFPASIVLALMLNEVRHRIFKRTVQSITYIPHFISVVVVVGMLVDFLSVDGLINHIITYFGGKPISFMRLPEWFRTIYTSSAIWQGIGWGSIIYLAAISNIDPSLYEAAKVDGAGRWKQMLQITLPGILPTVIILLILRIGSFMALQDEKILIMYNPVIYETADVIGTYVYRKGILEASYSYSAAVGMFNSLINFMLLIGANYLSKRFTDTKLW; this is encoded by the coding sequence GTGCAGCTTAAGGAAGAGACAAACCACGTTATGATACAGAGCAAGCCAGAGAGCTTCAGCACAAGAGTTGCGAAGGACTTTCGCCGAAATTCCACAATCTACCTGATGCTGCTGCCGGTGGTAGCGTTTTATGCCGTGTTTCACTACGGACCTTTATATGGCCTGCAAATTGCGTTCAAAAACTTCTCGGCAGGGCTCGGCATATGGAATAGCCCGTGGGTTGGATTTCAACACTTCAGCGATTTCTTTAACGGATTTTTCTTTGAGCGGGTGGTTTCCAATACCATCATCCTGGGAGCGTACGATCTCATATTTGTTTTTCCCGCCTCGATTGTGCTGGCGTTAATGCTGAACGAGGTTCGGCATCGCATATTTAAGCGGACGGTCCAATCCATTACGTATATTCCCCATTTCATATCCGTTGTCGTGGTTGTCGGGATGCTGGTGGATTTTTTGTCGGTAGATGGTTTGATCAATCACATCATCACCTACTTCGGCGGAAAACCGATTTCGTTCATGCGGCTGCCGGAATGGTTCCGCACCATATATACCTCATCTGCCATCTGGCAAGGGATTGGATGGGGATCTATCATTTACCTCGCGGCCATTTCCAATATCGATCCATCCCTTTATGAAGCGGCTAAAGTGGACGGTGCCGGCCGCTGGAAGCAGATGCTTCAGATTACTCTGCCCGGCATCCTGCCAACGGTCATCATACTGCTCATCTTGCGGATTGGTTCCTTTATGGCGCTGCAGGATGAGAAGATCCTGATCATGTACAATCCGGTTATCTATGAGACGGCGGATGTTATCGGTACCTATGTCTACCGCAAGGGGATACTGGAAGCGAGTTACAGCTATAGTGCTGCTGTCGGCATGTTTAATTCCCTAATTAACTTTATGCTGCTCATTGGAGCCAATTATCTCAGCAAGCGGTTTACCGACACGAAGCTGTGGTAG
- a CDS encoding carbohydrate ABC transporter permease, whose translation MRTSKSISEVLFDSANVILLCLLSIVTLYPFLYVLFASISTPAEFVQHRGILLWPKGFSLDSYRMVFENPNIIRSYMNTIFYVVVGTTLNILMTALGAYGLSRKNVMWKSTIMMLIVMTMFFDGGLIPKYLLVKNMGLIDTYWALIIPSAMTTWNLIIMRTAFQGVPDALEESARIDGASDWTILFRIIIPLSLPVIAVMVLFYGVWHWNKWFDALIYLRDRDLFPLQLILREILIQNDTSSMMTSVGGGDRMPVGETIKYATIMVATLPILFLYPFLQKYFVKGVMIGAIKE comes from the coding sequence ATGCGAACTTCAAAATCTATCAGTGAAGTCCTGTTTGATTCTGCGAATGTCATTCTCTTGTGCTTGCTATCGATCGTCACGTTATACCCTTTCCTATATGTATTGTTTGCTTCGATCAGTACACCGGCCGAATTCGTTCAGCACCGGGGTATCCTGCTGTGGCCCAAGGGCTTCTCGCTGGATTCTTATCGAATGGTATTTGAGAACCCCAATATCATCCGTAGTTACATGAACACGATATTTTATGTGGTGGTCGGCACGACGCTGAACATTCTGATGACGGCTCTCGGAGCCTATGGCTTATCCAGGAAAAACGTGATGTGGAAGAGTACCATTATGATGCTGATCGTAATGACGATGTTTTTCGACGGGGGGCTCATTCCGAAATACCTGCTTGTGAAAAATATGGGTCTGATTGATACGTACTGGGCTTTGATTATTCCAAGCGCCATGACAACATGGAACTTGATTATTATGCGAACGGCATTTCAAGGCGTACCGGATGCGCTCGAGGAATCCGCACGGATCGACGGGGCCAGCGACTGGACTATTCTGTTCCGGATCATTATCCCGCTATCGCTGCCGGTCATTGCGGTGATGGTGCTCTTTTACGGGGTATGGCACTGGAATAAATGGTTTGATGCCCTCATCTATTTAAGGGATCGGGACCTGTTTCCGCTGCAGCTGATCCTGCGCGAGATTCTGATCCAGAACGATACCAGCAGCATGATGACCTCGGTAGGCGGGGGAGACCGGATGCCGGTTGGCGAGACGATTAAGTATGCAACGATTATGGTGGCTACGCTGCCGATTTTGTTTCTATATCCATTTTTGCAGAAATATTTTGTGAAAGGCGTCATGATCGGAGCCATTAAAGAATAA